One genomic window of Daphnia pulex isolate KAP4 chromosome 10, ASM2113471v1 includes the following:
- the LOC124204945 gene encoding glutamate receptor ionotropic, kainate 5-like encodes MSLLPNLLTFPIWLFILIDSCSSSTPNTLNGQHIRVIWTLWSGNPKGIVGPLKGGEILKFLTKRLNFTYEMVRVTEDKLEPSEKAPGLFSYLWNQKADLLVHDTIANYQYSSVVDFSLPWIYAYYSFLIPIPDESANINAVAKPFQWPIWLGLGISIVCVITVLNLIQRYLQYRFVIETPLKPIDKPPADKIITKGETGKQYLYVFGNLLSQGGPCMSKRLPYRLVAGVWTLAAFIFVQAYTSTLFTYVVTPISEPLINSVYDVVDNPDIKLIVRETGFMNTLLTTNNYTGLFGNLRRRLDTYPNSQCGSLTNCAEPVKSEYGNVFLEANVYLLDTIRKDFNKTGNCNFQMAKEAFISIMCTLVLQKNSPHTQIIQLATLNLQETGLVDFWDTWFRPMPPQFGSSLSLLAFLGEKIIFLRKLRIRKVNELLQRKHFVKVSPKTEEANETEETTIILE; translated from the exons ATGTCCCTCTTGCCTAATCTCTTAACTTTTCCCATTTGgctctttattttgattgacaGCTGTTCTTCATCAACGCCAAACACGCTCAACGGCCAACACATCCGCGTCATATGG ACACTTTGGAGTGGAAACCCTAAAGGAATAGTTGGACCGCTCAAAGGCGGAGAGATCCTCAAATTCTTGACGAAACGTTTGAATTTCAC GTACGAAATGGTTCGAGTGACGGAAGACAAACTGGAGCCATCGGAAAAAGCCCCAGGACTTTTCAGCTATTTATGGAATCAA AAAGCCGATTTGCTGGTCCACGATACGATCGCCAACTACCAGTACAGTTCAGTCGTCGATTTTTCACTGCCATGGATTTACGCTTATTACAGTTTCCTCATCCCAATCCCTGATGAATCGGCCAACATCAACGCCGTCGCCAAACCATTTCAATGGCCG ATTTGGTTAGGACTTGGAATATCAATCGTTTGCGTCATCAcagttttgaatttgatccaaCGCTACTTGCAATATCGATTCGTAATTGAAACACCACTAAAACCAATCGACAAACCACCGGCTGACAAAATTATCACCAAAGGAGAAACGGGAAAACAATATCTTTACGTTTTCGGCAATTTACTATCACAAG gCGGCCCTTGTATGTCGAAAAGATTACCCTATCGACTAGTCGCTGGCGTTTGGACCCTGGCCGCTTTCATCTTCGTCCAGGCCTACACGTCGACTCTCTTCACATACGTCGTGACGCCAATCAGTGAACCGCTAATCAATTCAGTCTACGACGTTGTTGACAATCCCGATATCAAATTAATAGTCAGGGAAACGGGGTTTATGAATACTTTACTAACG ACCAACAATTACACGGGGCTATTCGGGAATTTAAGAAGAAGACTGGACACCTACCCAAACTCTCAATGTGGATCGTTGACGAACTGCGCTGAACCCGTCAAATCAGAATATGGAAACGTCTTCCTTGAG GCAAACGTTTACCTACTGGATACAATCAGAAAAGATTTTAACAAAACTGGAAACTGCAACTTTCAAATGGCAAAAGAAGCATTTATCTCCATCATGTGTACGCTTGTTCTACAGAAAAACAGTCCCCACACGCAAATCATTCAACTAGC AACATTAAATCTGCAAGAAACTGGACTGGTCGACTTTTGGGACACGTGGTTTCGCCCAATGCCTCCCCAAT tTGGATCGAGCCTTtcccttttggcttttcttggcgaaaaaattatttttctacgTAAACTTCGTATTCGCAAAGTTAATGAGTTGCTACAACGGAAACACTTTGTCAAGGTATCACCCAAGACAGAAGAAGCCAATGAGACAGAAGAAACAACCATCATCCTCGAATAa